A genome region from Drosophila simulans strain w501 chromosome 2R, Prin_Dsim_3.1, whole genome shotgun sequence includes the following:
- the LOC123327165 gene encoding putative uncharacterized protein DDB_G0290521, with protein sequence MAAHVFHAQGVRETGAGEQPGAIWSRDSDSYLQLLASPLVSRSPSPGSVEDPEEIPDVELEDDQPSKEDDDGGETVTPEVSSDEDETARMAYRSVRRATQGQGRISLGVAPPTEDPVDMLTPPRPTPAQAPLLKPPRPTRMPSTPPPQPRTPTPPP encoded by the coding sequence ATGGCAGCACACGTTTTTCACGCCCAGGGAGTACGAGAGACCGGCGCCGGGGAACAGCCCGGGGCGATATGGAGTAGGGATTCCGATTCCtacctccagctcctggcgtCACCCCTGGTGTCGCGATCTCCATCCCCGGGAAGTGTGGAGGACCCGGAGGAAATTCCGGACGTCGAACTCGAGGACGACCAACCGAGCAAGGAAGACGATGACGGAGGTGAGACGGTCACGCCGGAGGTGTCATCAGACGAGGATGAGACCGCGCGGATGGCTTACCGGAGCGTCCGACGGGCTACGCAGGGCCAGGGACGGATAAGCCTCGGAGTCGCGCCGCCGACCGAGGATCCGGTGGACATGCTGACACCGCCGCGGCCGACGCCGGCGCAGGCGCCGCTGCTGAAGCCACCACGGCCGACGCGCATGCCGTCAACACCACCGCCGCAACCTCGCACGCCGACACCACCACCCTAG